From one Erythrobacter sp. HKB08 genomic stretch:
- a CDS encoding adenine phosphoribosyltransferase gives MTRDELKALVRTVPDFPEPGIQFRDITTLISHGLGLSAAIGHMAQHAREAQAHAIAGMEARGFIFGAGVATQLGLGFIPVRKPGKLPVATIGVDYALEYGTDRLEIDPGAITQQERVVIVDDLIATGGTALATVDLLRQAGATVEHAVFAIDLPDLGGADKLREAGVEVASLMAFDGA, from the coding sequence ATGACGAGAGACGAGCTCAAGGCGCTGGTGCGCACCGTGCCCGACTTTCCCGAACCCGGCATCCAGTTCCGCGACATCACCACGCTCATCTCCCACGGCCTCGGCCTGTCGGCGGCGATCGGCCACATGGCCCAGCATGCGCGCGAGGCGCAGGCGCATGCCATCGCCGGAATGGAAGCGCGCGGTTTCATCTTCGGTGCGGGTGTGGCCACGCAACTCGGCCTCGGCTTCATCCCGGTGCGCAAGCCGGGCAAGCTGCCGGTAGCGACGATCGGCGTCGACTACGCGCTCGAATACGGCACCGACCGTCTTGAGATCGATCCCGGCGCGATCACGCAGCAGGAACGGGTGGTGATCGTCGACGATCTCATCGCAACCGGCGGCACGGCGCTCGCCACGGTGGACCTGCTGCGGCAGGCAGGTGCCACGGTCGAGCATGCGGTATTCGCCATCGACCTGCCCGACCTCGGCGGGGCCGACAAATTGCGCGAGGCCGGCGTCGAAGTCGCCTCGCTCATGGCCTTCGACGGGGCCTGA
- a CDS encoding OmpA family protein — protein MKHLILSFTAVSLLASCEYREDPPEPEPTESATPRAEATNSIFDTEAGVEIAPEPLLPLEVTVGFPEGGTELDEEAMQAISQILESEQLAFGGAIVLRGHSDAGGNDTVNERTSRERAEAVAAQMVAAGIPEDRIEIIAFGEQNPLEPNALPDGTPNEEGRAANRRVEVTVEVPEGAVRRASPSPAASPSGATGS, from the coding sequence ATGAAGCACCTCATCCTGTCTTTCACCGCAGTCTCGCTGCTCGCGTCATGCGAATATCGCGAGGACCCGCCCGAGCCGGAGCCGACCGAAAGCGCAACGCCGCGCGCGGAAGCGACCAATTCCATCTTCGATACCGAGGCCGGCGTCGAAATCGCGCCTGAGCCGCTGCTGCCGCTCGAGGTGACGGTCGGTTTCCCCGAAGGCGGCACGGAGCTGGACGAGGAGGCGATGCAGGCCATCTCGCAAATCCTCGAGAGCGAGCAACTCGCTTTCGGCGGTGCCATCGTCCTGCGCGGTCACAGCGATGCCGGCGGCAACGACACCGTCAATGAACGCACCTCGCGCGAGCGCGCCGAAGCGGTTGCAGCGCAGATGGTCGCGGCGGGCATTCCGGAGGATCGGATCGAGATCATCGCATTCGGCGAGCAGAACCCGCTCGAGCCCAATGCGCTTCCCGACGGCACGCCCAACGAGGAAGGCCGTGCGGCCAATCGCCGGGTCGAAGTGACGGTGGAAGTGCCCGAAGGCGCGGTGCGGAGGGCCTCGCCCAGCCCGGCAGCGAGCCCGAGCGGCGCGACCGGAAGCTAG
- the petA gene encoding ubiquinol-cytochrome c reductase iron-sulfur subunit: MAETTGTANPENVVSEDGEGVRRRDFIHIAAVSAAGIGGVAVVYPLVSQMAPSADVLAESTTEVDVSGIEPGQSIKAIFRKQPLFIRRLTTEEMNQANAVSLGQLRDAQTLDERTKEGHRDVLVTMGVCTHLGCVPLGAAEGENKGEFGGYFCPCHGSHYDTAGRIRKGPAPTNLEVPEYEFTSDTVIRVG, translated from the coding sequence ATGGCTGAAACCACTGGCACGGCGAATCCCGAAAATGTCGTCTCCGAAGACGGCGAGGGCGTCCGCCGCCGCGACTTCATTCACATCGCCGCAGTAAGCGCGGCCGGCATCGGCGGCGTTGCCGTCGTCTATCCGCTGGTCAGCCAGATGGCACCCTCGGCCGACGTCCTGGCCGAAAGCACGACCGAGGTCGACGTTTCGGGTATCGAGCCCGGCCAGTCGATCAAGGCGATCTTCCGCAAGCAGCCGCTTTTCATCCGTCGCCTGACGACCGAGGAAATGAACCAGGCGAATGCGGTTTCGCTCGGCCAGCTGCGCGATGCGCAGACGCTCGACGAGCGGACCAAGGAAGGTCACCGCGACGTTCTCGTCACCATGGGCGTGTGCACCCACCTCGGCTGCGTGCCGCTGGGTGCTGCCGAAGGCGAGAACAAGGGCGAGTTCGGCGGGTATTTCTGCCCGTGCCACGGCTCGCACTACGATACCGCCGGCCGTATCCGCAAAGGCCCTGCTCCGACGAACCTCGAGGTTCCGGAGTACGAATTCACCTCCGACACCGTCATCCGCGTCGGGTAA
- a CDS encoding sodium:proton antiporter produces the protein MEEQALVIALVGMLGIGAQWVAWRTGWPAIVLMLAAGFLAGPVLGLMNPEHAFGELLEPMVAIGVALILFEGGLSLDFRELRHSGEAVWRMATLGVVIGWALGAGAAHFVAGLAVPVAVLFGGILVVTGPTVVMPLLRQSSVKTRPASILKWEAIVNDPTGALCAVIAYEYFRKISENPGQSVFEIVPPMIIAAILSGLIGYAAAKAIAWAFPRGAIPEFLKVPVLLVTVVVVFVFANTIEHEAGLVAVTVMGVALANMHVSSIRSIHPFKQNIAVLLVSGIFILLSASLTWDDLYYLDPRRTEGFRFMLFLIALLFFVRPATILLSLLGTSLPWNERLFLAWIAPRGIVLVAISGLFALRLGELGFADGSLLIGLSFAVVVATIVAHGFTVDLVARWLGVKGTTRPGLLIVGSTPWTISLAKQMEALKTPVTIVDPSFQRLALARREGLPTYHGEILNEATEHNLDLTPFQTLVAATDNEAYNALVCNEFAYEIGRDSVYQLGESTEETDRYALPPSIRGRAIFESGFGVEDVNERQRQGWGWRKTRLSDEFSFADAQETLPEGSHMLLVMRESGRLRFFTHAARPEPRSGDTILTFVPPKTVSAEDAAARRKPVEGQPKPQTS, from the coding sequence GTGGAAGAACAGGCTCTCGTAATTGCCCTCGTCGGCATGCTCGGCATCGGCGCGCAGTGGGTTGCATGGCGCACCGGCTGGCCGGCCATCGTGCTGATGCTCGCGGCCGGCTTCCTTGCCGGTCCGGTGCTCGGCCTGATGAATCCGGAGCACGCATTCGGCGAATTGCTCGAACCGATGGTCGCGATCGGCGTTGCACTGATCCTGTTCGAAGGCGGGCTGAGCCTCGACTTCCGCGAGCTTCGCCATTCGGGCGAAGCGGTCTGGCGCATGGCGACGCTCGGCGTGGTCATCGGCTGGGCGCTGGGTGCGGGTGCGGCGCATTTCGTTGCCGGACTAGCGGTGCCGGTCGCGGTGCTGTTCGGCGGCATTCTCGTAGTGACCGGGCCGACGGTCGTCATGCCGCTCCTGCGACAAAGCTCGGTCAAGACGCGGCCCGCTTCGATCCTCAAGTGGGAAGCCATCGTCAACGACCCGACGGGCGCGCTGTGCGCCGTCATCGCCTACGAATATTTCCGCAAGATCAGCGAAAACCCGGGCCAGAGCGTGTTCGAGATCGTCCCGCCGATGATCATCGCCGCGATCCTTTCCGGCCTGATCGGCTATGCCGCGGCAAAGGCCATCGCCTGGGCCTTCCCGCGCGGTGCGATACCCGAATTCCTCAAGGTCCCGGTGCTGCTGGTGACCGTCGTAGTGGTGTTCGTCTTCGCAAACACGATCGAGCATGAGGCGGGGCTCGTCGCGGTCACCGTCATGGGCGTCGCGCTTGCGAACATGCATGTCTCGAGCATCCGCTCGATCCACCCGTTCAAGCAGAACATCGCGGTCCTGCTCGTCTCGGGCATCTTCATCCTGCTGTCGGCCTCGCTGACGTGGGACGACCTCTACTACCTCGACCCGCGCCGGACCGAGGGTTTCCGCTTCATGCTGTTCCTCATCGCGCTGCTGTTCTTCGTGCGACCGGCGACGATCCTGCTCAGCCTGCTCGGCACGTCGCTGCCGTGGAACGAGCGGCTCTTCCTCGCCTGGATCGCGCCGCGCGGTATCGTACTCGTCGCGATCTCCGGTCTCTTCGCGCTGCGCCTCGGCGAGCTGGGTTTTGCCGATGGCAGCCTGCTCATCGGGCTGAGCTTCGCCGTGGTGGTCGCGACCATCGTCGCACACGGCTTCACGGTCGATCTCGTCGCGCGCTGGCTGGGCGTGAAGGGCACGACCCGCCCGGGCCTGCTGATCGTCGGCAGCACCCCGTGGACCATTTCGCTCGCCAAGCAGATGGAAGCGCTCAAGACCCCGGTCACCATCGTCGACCCGAGCTTCCAGCGCCTCGCGCTCGCACGGCGTGAAGGGCTGCCGACCTACCACGGCGAAATCCTCAACGAAGCCACCGAGCACAACCTCGACCTGACCCCGTTCCAGACGCTCGTCGCGGCGACCGACAACGAGGCCTACAATGCACTCGTGTGCAACGAGTTCGCCTACGAGATCGGGCGCGACAGCGTCTACCAGCTCGGCGAATCGACCGAAGAGACCGACCGCTACGCCCTGCCGCCGAGCATTCGCGGCCGCGCGATCTTCGAATCCGGTTTCGGGGTCGAGGACGTCAACGAACGCCAGCGCCAGGGCTGGGGCTGGCGCAAGACCAGGCTGTCGGACGAGTTTTCCTTCGCCGACGCGCAGGAGACGCTGCCCGAAGGCTCGCACATGCTGCTGGTCATGCGCGAAAGCGGGCGCCTGCGCTTCTTCACCCACGCCGCGCGGCCCGAACCGCGTTCCGGTGACACCATCCTGACTTTCGTTCCGCCCAAGACCGTGTCCGCCGAAGATGCGGCCGCGCGCAGGAAACCGGTCGAAGGCCAGCCCAAACCGCAGACAAGCTGA
- the pepN gene encoding aminopeptidase N — MDIARNPAVTEENTQLADAPPEPKQPPLIRREDYQPFPWLVPQIAMKFDLGLEATRVVSTLTVARNGNAHHSPTIRLNGDGLELVSVTVDGEPVTDWSMDEGDLILPLSGDAHEIEIATEIDPAANTQLMGLYASNGMLCTQCEAEGFRRITFFPDRPDVLSTYTVRMSGSKEQFPILLCNGNKVAEGEGENGTHWAEWHDPWPKPSYLFALVAGDLVANSGTFTTCGGREVELNVWVREADLARTDHAVESLRKSMQWDEEVFGREYDLDLYNIVAVSDFNMGAMENKGLNVFNTKYVLADPDTATDADFDAVEGVIAHEYFHNWSGNRVTCRDWFQLSLKEGFTVLRDQLFSQDMQGEAVKRIEDVRILRSAQFPEDSGPLAHPIRPDSFREISNFYTATVYNKGAEVIRMMRTMAGPEKFRAGTDLYFDRHDGEAATCEDFIKAIEDGAGLDLKQFRLWYSQAGTPKVGVGMEHSGGTVTLRLTQHVPDTPGQSNKQPMQIPLKLALFDRDSGEHDGEKLVVLDKAEDTFTFDGFAKPPVLSINRGFSAPVTIERSLASEDLVFLAARDDDSFARYEAMQELVVGHIVAAAGDGLNEAGREAGRAAIREALGAILTDESLDDSMRGELMMLPSQTYLMEQMLVADPGRIHAEREGLKAFLGEALKSEFHALYDRVEKVPYDGEGARGARKVKTQVLVYAAASDPDKASELAAHQYAKADNMTDRQGALMVLAGLHTAARTDKLIDFYRRYQGNELVIDKWFSLQAISLHPNAIEHVKALRDHEDFTMRNPNRVRALYMAFAGNPQAFHAETGEGYRMIADLILELDPINAQTAARFVPSLGRWRRIEPVRAALMRQELERIAAAPNLSRDTYEQVSRSLG; from the coding sequence ATGGATATAGCCCGCAACCCCGCCGTCACCGAAGAGAACACCCAGCTGGCCGATGCGCCGCCCGAGCCGAAGCAGCCGCCGCTGATCCGGCGCGAGGATTACCAGCCTTTTCCTTGGCTGGTCCCGCAGATTGCGATGAAATTCGACCTCGGCCTTGAGGCGACGCGCGTCGTTTCCACGCTGACCGTCGCGCGCAATGGCAATGCGCACCACTCGCCGACGATTCGCCTCAATGGCGACGGCCTGGAGCTGGTCTCGGTCACGGTCGACGGGGAGCCGGTCACCGACTGGTCGATGGACGAGGGCGATCTCATCCTGCCGCTTTCGGGCGACGCGCACGAAATCGAGATCGCGACCGAGATCGATCCTGCGGCCAACACGCAGCTCATGGGCCTCTATGCCTCCAACGGGATGCTGTGCACCCAGTGCGAGGCGGAAGGCTTCCGCCGCATCACCTTCTTCCCCGACCGGCCCGACGTGCTGAGCACCTATACCGTGCGCATGTCGGGCTCGAAGGAGCAATTCCCGATCCTGCTGTGCAATGGCAACAAGGTCGCGGAAGGCGAGGGCGAGAACGGCACCCACTGGGCCGAATGGCACGATCCCTGGCCCAAGCCGTCCTACCTCTTCGCGCTGGTGGCGGGCGACCTCGTCGCCAACAGCGGCACCTTCACGACCTGTGGCGGCCGCGAAGTCGAACTCAACGTCTGGGTGCGCGAGGCCGATCTCGCCCGCACCGACCACGCGGTCGAATCGCTGCGCAAGAGCATGCAGTGGGACGAGGAGGTGTTCGGCCGCGAATACGACCTCGACCTCTACAACATCGTCGCGGTGAGCGATTTCAACATGGGGGCGATGGAGAACAAGGGCCTCAACGTCTTCAACACGAAATACGTCCTTGCCGACCCCGATACCGCGACCGATGCCGATTTCGACGCTGTCGAAGGCGTGATCGCGCACGAATACTTCCACAACTGGTCGGGTAATCGCGTGACCTGCCGCGACTGGTTCCAGCTCAGCCTCAAGGAAGGCTTCACCGTGCTGCGCGACCAGCTGTTCAGCCAGGACATGCAGGGCGAAGCGGTCAAGCGGATCGAGGACGTGCGCATCCTGCGCTCCGCCCAGTTCCCCGAAGACAGCGGCCCGCTCGCACACCCGATCCGGCCGGATAGCTTCCGCGAGATCTCCAACTTCTACACCGCGACCGTCTACAACAAGGGTGCCGAAGTCATCCGCATGATGCGCACGATGGCCGGACCCGAGAAATTCCGCGCCGGGACCGACCTGTATTTCGACCGTCACGACGGCGAGGCGGCGACCTGCGAGGACTTCATCAAGGCGATCGAGGACGGGGCGGGGCTCGACCTCAAGCAGTTCCGCCTGTGGTATTCGCAGGCCGGCACGCCGAAGGTCGGCGTCGGCATGGAGCATTCGGGCGGCACGGTGACGCTGCGCCTCACGCAGCATGTCCCCGACACGCCGGGCCAGTCGAACAAGCAGCCGATGCAGATCCCGCTCAAGCTCGCCCTGTTCGACCGCGACAGCGGCGAGCACGACGGCGAAAAGCTGGTCGTGCTCGACAAGGCGGAAGACACCTTCACCTTCGACGGCTTTGCGAAACCTCCGGTACTGTCGATCAACCGCGGCTTCTCCGCCCCCGTCACCATCGAGCGGAGCCTCGCGAGCGAAGATCTCGTCTTCCTCGCCGCACGCGACGACGACAGTTTCGCCCGCTACGAGGCGATGCAGGAACTGGTGGTCGGCCATATCGTCGCCGCAGCGGGTGATGGTCTCAACGAGGCGGGCCGCGAGGCAGGGCGGGCGGCGATCCGCGAAGCCCTCGGCGCGATCCTGACCGACGAGAGCCTCGACGATTCGATGCGCGGCGAGCTGATGATGCTGCCGAGCCAGACCTACCTGATGGAGCAGATGCTGGTCGCCGACCCGGGCCGAATCCACGCCGAGCGCGAAGGGCTCAAGGCCTTCCTCGGCGAGGCGCTGAAGAGCGAATTCCACGCGCTCTACGACCGCGTCGAGAAGGTGCCTTACGACGGCGAGGGTGCACGCGGTGCGCGCAAGGTGAAGACGCAGGTGCTGGTCTATGCCGCTGCGAGCGACCCGGACAAGGCATCCGAACTCGCCGCCCACCAATATGCGAAGGCGGACAACATGACCGACCGCCAAGGTGCGCTGATGGTGCTCGCCGGGCTGCATACGGCTGCGCGGACGGACAAGCTGATCGACTTCTACCGCCGCTACCAAGGCAACGAGCTGGTGATCGACAAGTGGTTCAGCCTGCAGGCGATCTCGCTCCACCCCAATGCGATCGAGCATGTCAAGGCGCTGCGCGATCACGAGGACTTCACCATGCGCAATCCCAACCGGGTGCGCGCGCTCTACATGGCCTTCGCCGGCAATCCGCAGGCCTTCCACGCCGAGACGGGCGAGGGCTACCGCATGATCGCCGACCTCATCCTCGAACTCGACCCGATCAATGCCCAGACCGCGGCGCGCTTCGTGCCCTCGCTCGGCCGCTGGCGGCGGATCGAGCCGGTGCGCGCGGCGCTCATGCGGCAGGAGCTGGAGCGGATCGCGGCTGCGCCCAACCTGTCGCGCGACACTTACGAGCAGGTCAGCCGGTCCCTTGGTTGA
- the pgeF gene encoding peptidoglycan editing factor PgeF, whose product MTRRGGVSRGMVAGLQCGFGADDDEDAVRENRRLAAESVLPGGTLVTVHQTHSPDAVVVREPWSLADRPEADALVTDRRGLVLGIVTADCAPVLLADERAGVVGAAHAGWRGAHGGVIEATLAAMEQLGAGRGNIAAAIGPCIAQASYEVDDGFRANFEEADEPYFERGREGHWQFDLEGYVAHRLACAGVGHVEPMRRDTYAEEEAFYSFRRATHRGEPNYGRQMSLIALPA is encoded by the coding sequence ATGACGCGGCGCGGCGGCGTGTCGAGAGGCATGGTCGCCGGCCTGCAATGCGGATTCGGCGCGGATGACGACGAGGATGCGGTGCGCGAAAACCGCCGCCTCGCAGCCGAAAGCGTACTGCCGGGCGGGACCCTCGTCACCGTCCACCAGACGCATTCTCCCGATGCGGTCGTGGTGCGCGAGCCGTGGAGCCTTGCCGACAGGCCCGAAGCCGATGCGCTGGTCACCGACCGGCGCGGCCTCGTGCTCGGCATCGTGACTGCCGACTGCGCCCCGGTCCTGCTCGCCGACGAGCGCGCTGGTGTCGTTGGAGCGGCCCATGCCGGCTGGCGCGGGGCGCATGGCGGCGTGATCGAGGCAACGCTTGCCGCGATGGAGCAACTCGGCGCCGGGCGCGGCAATATCGCCGCCGCCATCGGCCCATGCATCGCCCAGGCGAGCTACGAAGTGGACGACGGCTTTCGCGCAAACTTCGAGGAGGCCGACGAGCCCTATTTCGAGCGCGGGCGCGAGGGCCATTGGCAGTTCGATCTCGAAGGCTATGTCGCGCACCGCCTCGCCTGCGCGGGGGTGGGCCATGTCGAGCCAATGCGGCGCGATACCTATGCCGAGGAAGAAGCGTTCTATTCCTTCCGCCGGGCGACGCATCGCGGCGAGCCGAATTACGGGCGGCAGATGAGCCTCATCGCCCTGCCTGCGTGA
- a CDS encoding 3'(2'),5'-bisphosphate nucleotidase CysQ: MTDGELAARLAEEAGRIACDLRESSLLDGKALGDAGDKAVNQFLVAAIRENRPDDGLLSEESKDTPERLSKSRVWIVDPVDGTREYGEKRSDWAIHVGLAIDGVASIGAVGLPGLNGGTVLRSDAPIALPEAAETPRMVVSRTRPAKEAVEVAEAIGAELVPMGSAGAKAMAVVRGEAEIYLHSGGQYEWDNCAPVAVARAHGLHCSRVDGSPLRYNNSDTYLPDLLICRPEWAARVLALVN, from the coding sequence ATGACCGACGGAGAACTCGCCGCACGGCTCGCCGAGGAAGCGGGCCGGATCGCCTGCGACCTGCGCGAATCGAGCCTGCTCGACGGCAAGGCCTTGGGTGATGCGGGCGACAAGGCGGTGAACCAGTTTCTCGTCGCCGCGATCCGCGAGAACCGCCCCGACGACGGGCTGCTTTCCGAAGAGAGCAAGGACACACCCGAGCGCCTGTCGAAGTCGCGCGTTTGGATCGTCGACCCGGTCGACGGCACGCGCGAATATGGCGAGAAGCGTTCCGACTGGGCGATCCATGTCGGCCTCGCGATCGACGGCGTGGCGAGCATCGGCGCGGTCGGCCTTCCGGGGCTGAACGGCGGGACTGTGCTGCGCTCGGATGCACCGATTGCCTTGCCGGAAGCGGCGGAAACCCCGCGCATGGTCGTCAGCCGCACCCGCCCCGCGAAGGAAGCGGTCGAAGTCGCCGAGGCGATCGGGGCGGAGCTTGTCCCGATGGGTTCAGCCGGCGCGAAGGCGATGGCGGTGGTTCGCGGTGAGGCGGAAATCTACCTCCACTCGGGCGGGCAGTACGAGTGGGACAATTGCGCGCCGGTCGCAGTGGCGCGGGCGCATGGCCTGCATTGTTCGCGCGTCGACGGGTCGCCGCTGCGCTACAACAATTCCGATACCTACCTGCCCGACCTGCTCATCTGCCGGCCGGAATGGGCTGCGCGGGTGCTCGCGCTGGTCAACTAG
- a CDS encoding cytochrome b/b6, with translation MSFPWARQYEPQNDFTKWIDEKLPLPRLVYNAVGAGYPVPRNLNYMWNFGVLAGFFLVLQIVTGVILAMHYAANAQVAFATTEHIMRDVNWGWMMRYAHANGASFFFIVIYLHIFRGFFYSSYKAPREMIWLLGVVIFLLMMATAFMGYVLPWGQMSFWGAKVITGLFGAIPLVGEPIQIWLLGGFAPDNAALNRFFSLHFLLPFVIAGVVILHIWALHIPGSSNPTGVEVKQESDTVPFHPYYTAKDGFGLGVIMILFTIMVFFLPNALGHPDNYIEANPLSTPAHIVPEWYFWPFYAILRAFTMDFILPAKLWGVLAMFAAILVWFFLPWLDKSPVRSGHYRPLFRKFFWFGLIPAMIVLFICGGAPAEEPYVMLSQIATAYYFLHFLVILPIVSSIEKPEPLPYSITEKVLGEDPNAKLGATTKA, from the coding sequence ATGAGTTTTCCCTGGGCTCGCCAGTACGAACCGCAGAACGATTTCACCAAGTGGATCGACGAGAAGCTGCCGCTTCCGCGCCTCGTCTATAATGCAGTCGGCGCCGGCTATCCGGTTCCGCGCAACCTCAACTACATGTGGAACTTCGGCGTCCTCGCCGGTTTCTTCCTCGTCCTGCAGATCGTCACCGGCGTCATATTGGCCATGCATTATGCCGCCAATGCACAGGTCGCCTTCGCGACGACCGAGCACATCATGCGCGACGTCAACTGGGGCTGGATGATGCGTTACGCTCACGCCAACGGCGCGAGCTTCTTCTTCATCGTCATCTACCTGCACATCTTCCGCGGCTTCTTCTACTCCTCGTACAAGGCCCCGCGCGAGATGATCTGGCTGCTCGGCGTGGTCATCTTCCTGCTCATGATGGCGACCGCTTTCATGGGTTACGTGCTTCCCTGGGGCCAGATGAGCTTCTGGGGTGCCAAGGTCATCACCGGCCTGTTCGGCGCAATCCCGCTGGTCGGCGAGCCGATCCAGATCTGGCTGCTCGGCGGTTTCGCCCCCGACAATGCCGCGCTGAACCGCTTCTTCTCGCTGCACTTCCTGCTGCCCTTCGTGATCGCGGGTGTCGTCATCCTGCACATCTGGGCGCTGCACATCCCGGGTTCGTCGAACCCGACGGGCGTCGAAGTGAAGCAGGAAAGCGACACGGTTCCGTTCCACCCGTACTACACGGCGAAGGACGGCTTCGGGCTCGGCGTCATCATGATCCTCTTCACGATCATGGTGTTCTTCCTGCCGAACGCCCTGGGCCACCCGGACAACTACATCGAGGCGAACCCGCTCTCGACCCCGGCGCACATCGTTCCGGAATGGTACTTCTGGCCGTTTTACGCGATCCTGCGTGCCTTCACGATGGACTTCATCCTGCCGGCGAAGCTGTGGGGCGTCCTCGCGATGTTCGCGGCAATCCTGGTGTGGTTCTTCCTGCCCTGGCTCGACAAGTCGCCGGTGCGCAGCGGCCACTACCGCCCGCTGTTCCGCAAGTTCTTCTGGTTCGGCCTGATCCCCGCGATGATCGTCCTGTTCATCTGCGGCGGCGCGCCGGCTGAAGAGCCCTATGTGATGCTCAGCCAGATCGCCACGGCATACTACTTCCTCCACTTCCTGGTGATCCTCCCGATCGTCAGCTCGATCGAGAAGCCGGAGCCGCTGCCCTATTCGATCACCGAAAAGGTGCTGGGCGAAGATCCGAACGCCAAGCTCGGCGCGACCACCAAGGCCTGA
- a CDS encoding cytochrome c1 produces the protein MIRLFGILTGLVFTLVVLVAFVTGAYTAATEEATPHAPYEHPRDIDFSFDGPFGKWDTQQLQRGYKVYKEVCAACHGLKYVAFRDLAQLGYSEAQVKALAAEWQVPGIDPDTGEATMRAGEPTDYFPSPYPNNVAAAAANNNAIPPDLSLITKARGDGSNYVASLLTGYQEPSAELLAEFPEVAPAQGLYHNVYFPNLNLAMAPPLTSDGQVTYDDGTEATIEQMSTDVAAFLTWTAEPKMQIRKQTGVWFLGFLLFATILAYLSYKQIWAGMKPKKRKD, from the coding sequence ATGATCCGTCTGTTTGGAATTCTGACCGGCCTCGTCTTCACCCTCGTGGTGCTGGTGGCCTTCGTGACCGGCGCCTATACGGCGGCGACCGAGGAAGCGACGCCGCATGCTCCCTACGAGCATCCGCGCGACATCGACTTCTCGTTCGACGGCCCCTTCGGCAAGTGGGACACCCAGCAGCTGCAGCGCGGCTACAAGGTCTACAAGGAAGTCTGCGCGGCCTGCCACGGCCTCAAGTACGTCGCCTTCCGCGACCTTGCCCAGCTCGGCTACAGCGAAGCGCAGGTGAAGGCCCTGGCAGCCGAATGGCAGGTCCCGGGTATCGATCCGGACACCGGCGAAGCGACCATGCGCGCCGGCGAGCCGACCGATTACTTCCCTTCGCCCTATCCCAACAATGTTGCGGCTGCCGCGGCGAACAACAACGCGATCCCGCCGGATCTCTCGCTGATCACCAAGGCGCGCGGAGACGGTTCGAACTACGTCGCGTCGCTGCTGACCGGCTACCAGGAGCCTTCGGCCGAGCTGCTCGCCGAATTCCCGGAAGTCGCTCCGGCACAGGGCCTGTACCACAACGTGTACTTCCCGAACCTCAACCTCGCGATGGCACCGCCGCTCACTTCGGACGGCCAGGTGACCTATGACGACGGGACCGAGGCGACGATCGAGCAGATGTCGACCGACGTGGCCGCGTTCCTGACCTGGACCGCAGAGCCGAAGATGCAGATCCGCAAGCAGACCGGTGTCTGGTTCCTCGGCTTCCTGCTCTTCGCGACCATCCTCGCCTATCTGTCGTACAAGCAGATCTGGGCAGGCATGAAGCCGAAGAAGCGCAAGGACTGA